The nucleotide window ATGGCACGGATCAACGATCACTACCTGAACCTCTCGGCGGGCTATCTGTTCCCCGAGATCGCCCGACGCGTCGGCGAGTTCACCGAAGCAAACCCCGACGCACCGATCATCAAGATGGGCATCGGCGACGTCACCGAGCCATTGCCGCCGGCGGTGGTCGAAGCCCTGCACAAGGCGGTCGACGAGATGGCCGTGCGGGACACGTTCCAGGGTTACGGCCCGGGTCCCGGCTACGACTTCCTCCGCGAAGCGATCGCGGATAACAGTTACGCCAACTGCCCGATCGATGCGGACGAGATTTTCATCTCCGACGGCTCCAAGTGCGACAGTGCCAACATCCTTGATATCTTCGGTCCGTCGAAAGTCGCCGTGTGCGATCCGGTCTACCCGGTTTACGTCGACACGAACGTGATGGCCGGCAACGCATCGGCTGCGGGTGAGGACGGGCGCTACGGCGGGCTTGTTTACCTACCGGCCACCGCGGAGAACGGTTTCCAGCCGCCGATGCCGAGCGAGCCGGTCGACCTGGTCTACCTTTGCTTCCCGAACAATCCGACCGGCACCGTCGCCGACCGCGCGACGCTCCAGGCGTGGGTCGATTGGTGCCGGGCGAACAAGGCTGTTCTGCTGTTCGATGCCGCTTACGAGGCGTTCATTCAGACGCCCGACATTCCCCACAGCATTTACGAGTTCGACGGCGCGACCGACTGTGCGATCGAGTTTCGCAGCTTCAGCAAGACCGCCGGCTTCACCGGCGTGCGTGCGGCGTGGACGGTCGTGCCCAAGGGGCTGACCGCCAAATCCGCCGACGGTAACGATGTCGCGCTACGCGATCTCTGGAGCAGGCGTCAGAGCACGAAGTTCAACGGCATCAGTTACATCGTCAGCCGTGGCTGCGAAGCGGTGTACTCCGACGCCGGCAAACAGCAGGTCGCCGACCTCGTCACGCATTACATGGACAACGCCAAGCTCCTACGCGAAGCACTCACCGCGCAAGGCATGACCGTCTACGGCGGCGTCGACGCGCCGTACGTTTGGGTTCGTTGTCCCGACGGCGAGACGAGTTGGCAGATGTTCGATCGCCTGCTCAACGATCATCACTTGGTCTGTACCCCCGGCAGCGGTTTCGGCCAGGCCGGCGAGGGGTACGTTCGCCTCAGCGCGTTCAACAGCCGGGAGAACGTGGAAGAAGCGGTGCGTCGGTTGCGGGCCTGAGGCAACGGATGAACGACCTACACGACAAAGTCGCGGGCGCCCTCGCCTTGTCGGCCCTCGGGGATGTCCTCGGTCTTCCCTGCGAGGCGGCGGGGCTGCGCGGAGAAGTGTCGCCATTGGTCGATTGGGAACTGTCCGTGGTCGATGGCTTTCGTGAGCCGGCGGCGAACTGTTGGAACATTTGGGCACCGCCCGAGGTCACTGCCGGCATGCGGGGCGTGGTCTCCGACGACACGGCCGTTCGTTTGGTGTTGATCGAGCCTTGGCTCGCGGACGCACATCGGCGTGGCGTGACACCGACCGAATCGGACTGGCGGATATGGCTGCGTGAACGCGCTCCCGAGTCGGTCGCATGGCGTGAAGCGACGGCGGCGGAGTCCGCGTGGCAATGGCTCGGGTTTTACGACACGGCCGCGGGGAACGGTGGTGGCTGCGACGACACGCCATGCTTCTACCGACCCGGCGTGCCGGTGTGTTTCGGGAATTTCCTGTTTCTCGAACTCGGCCTGATCGACGCACCCGTGGCGAGTGTGCTCGACCAAGGCGCGGGCGTGGCGGTATCCGGGTTGCTGGGCCGAGCTGCGAGTGAGGCCGTTCGCGCACGATCGGTAGACCCAGGATTTGCCGCATGGTGGCCAAGCGATGCGTCGTTTGGCGAGCGGCACCGGTCGTTGTCCCCGGCCGAGTTCCTCGCCGTGGTCCGCGACGAAATCTACCACGGACCCGACGCGCCGACGCACGATCTCAAGCCGTTTGACCCGACGCTGCAACTACGCCAAATCTCGGCCTGCGTCGGATATGCCGGCGACGAGCCATTGCTGGCCATCCGGCTGCTCGCGAGTGGGGCGGGTGACACGGACACGCTGGCCGCGACGCTGGGGATGATCCTGGGAGCTCGGCTCGGTCACGCGGCACTGCGCGGTGGTCCAGCCGGTGAGGCGTTGCGTTTGGTCGAGGCGAGCACCGAAACGCTCTTCGGCCGATCCACCGGCGACCGCGTCCGGGCCGTCCTGGGGCCGGCCGATTCCATCCGTTCATCCGGCTGAAACGATGGACGCGACTTGCCACTATCCCGGCACGGGTCTACGTTCTTCCTCCCAAATCTACGTCCACCCTCCCCTGAATCACACTCCCCATGGCCGACCGCCCGTACCTGTTCACGTCCGAATCCGTATCCATGGGACACCCCGATAAGGTGTCCGACCAGATCTCCGACGCCATCGTGGATGCGATCCTGCGGGAGGATTCCAACCCCGCCAATGCCCGCGTTGCCGTCGAGACGCTCGTGACCACGGGACAGGTCGTGCTTGCCGGCGAGGTGCGGACCGAGAGCTACATCGACGTGCAGGAACTGGCCCGCGAGACCATTCGCAAGATCGGCTACACCGACCCGCGCATGCGGTTCGACGCCGACTCCTGCGGCGTCCTCTCGGCGATCCACGCTCAGTCCGAGGACATCGCCCGCGGCGTCGACTCCGCGGCGGACAAGGTTGACGAAGACCTACAGGGTGCCGGCGACCAGGGCCTGATGTTCGGCTACGCATGCCGCGACACCGACGTGTTGATGCCGTTGCCGATCCACCTCTCGCACCTGATCGTCGCCAAACTCGCCGAACTTCGCGCGAGTGGCGAGATGAAATGGCTGCGTCCCGACAGCAAAAGCCAGGTCACCGTCGAGTACGAAGGCCGTACGCCCAAGCGGGTTCACACGGTCGTGGTCTCGACGCAGCACGACGAGTCGGTCCTCGATGGCGACACGATCAGCGATGCGGCCAAGGCCGAGGTCATCGAGAAGGCGATCAAGCCGTGCATCCCCGCCGGGTACATGACCGACGAGGTCATCTACCACATCAACCCGACGGGCAAGTTCGTCATCGGCGGTCCGCACGGCGATGCGGGACTGACCGGCCGGAAGATCATCGTCGATACCTACGGGGGTCGTGGTCGCCATGGCGGTGGGGCGTTTAGCGGCAAGGACCCGTCCAAGGTCGACCGCAGCGCCGCTTACATGGCCCGCTACGTCGCGAAGAACGTTGTCGAAGCCGGGCTCGCCGATGAGGTCGAGATCCAACTCGCCTACGCCATCGGTGTCGCCAAGCCGGTGAGCGTCCACGTCGACACATTCGGCTCCGGCAAGCTGCCCGAGGACAAGATCAGCGACCTGATCCGCGAGCACTTCCGCCTGACGCCCAACGGCATCATCAGCACGCTCGACCTACTGCGTCCGATCTACAGCCCCACGGCCCGCCACGGGCACTTCGGCCGCACGCCGGGTGAGGAAGGCGAGAACACGTTTACCTGGGAAAAGACGGACAAGGCCGAAGCACTTTCGAAAGCTTTGTAGTTTTTCGCAAATCACGGAACAAACAAGGACGGACGAGCGATTTCGCTCGTTCGTCCTTATTCTTGCATGGCTCGAGTTGTCACTCTGCGGCCGGTTGTGTGGCGGGTGCTTCACCAGCGTTGTCGACCTCGGTCTCCGATTCCGCCGCGCGGGCTTGCCGAATCATCGCCATCTCGTCCTTGAGCCGTTCGGCCAACTCGCCTTCCAGCACCTGCGCGCCCTCACCGAGTCGGGCGAACTCGGCATCGCCGGTCATCGGCAAACTCATCAGGCCGGCGTAGGTGATCACGACCTTTTCCGAATCGGTGTTCTCCGCCGCGACGGCGTTGAGCGAGTCAATCGCAGCCAGGCGGGCCGCTTCGTCTTCGGACTTGAGGTAGTCAACCTCGATGATGGTGGTCTTGGCAGCGAGTGCTTCCTCACCGTCTCCGGCGGCCGTGGCATCAAGATCGGCCCGGACGGCTTCGTCGCCATACAGCAACAGCAAAGCGTCCATCTGCGACGGGTCGACCTGACCAGCCACCATCGGGAATCCCAACGCCTCGATCATCAACGCTTTCATCTTGCGCGCCAGCGGAAGCACCTGCTCGGCATCCGCCTTGCGGGCGTCGGCATCGAAAACGCGCTCTGGGCCGCCGATGACGTCACCCAGTTCGGTCGACGTGATCTGCAAGTCGGCCATGACCTCGGCCAGCGGACGTTGTTCGGCGGCCGCTGGTTCGGTCGTCGGGTTGGTGGCAGGACCGGTGCTCGGCTGTGTCGACGGGTTGGTTGTGGGCGCGGTGGTGGGAGTGTCGGCGAGCACGGCATGCCCGGCCAGCAACGCGGAAGATACGGCGGCCGCGATCGCGGCGGACATGATGGCTTGTTTGGTCATCGAATGCTTTCAAATCAGAGTGCGACGTTCCGGCGTCGATCCGACGACGCCCGTGCATGTTCTATTCGCATGGCGGACGATTGTCGCGATAGAAAAGCTGGCCGTGTTTTGAACGCGGTCAGCACTCCACGCGGAGTTTTGTATACACGTGTTGGGGCCAGTTGCGGCAGAAGGGCTACTTCAACTCAACGGTCCAATACGCTTCGTCGAGGAACTGCTTCCAAGACTTGTAACGGTGGTCGGCGAGGCGGATATTGATGACCGGCGAACGCTTCGGCTTGACCGGCTCGGTGATGAGCTTCATATGCGCCTGCTTCGGCGTGCGGCCGCCCTTGCGGACGTTGCAGTCGATGCAGCAGGTCACGATGTTGTCCCACGTCGTCGGCCCGTCCTGGCTGCGCGGCACGACGTGGTCAAGCGACAACTCGCTCGTGGGGAACCGATCGCCGCAATACTGGCAACGGTTGTGGTCCCGGGCGAAGATGTTGCGGCGGTTGAACTTCACATCCTGCCGAGGAAGCTTGTCATAGGTGAGCAAGCGGATGATCCGCGGCACAGCGATGGGGTAACGCACCGTGTGGACGAAATCGAAACCGTCCGGCTCGAACTCGGCCTTGAGCTGCGAAAGCTCGGCCCAGCTGCCGAAGGTCATGTTCTCCCATTGCGCGACCTTGCCGCCCGAATCGGTCTCGATGTGGATGACTTCCGCGAGGTCCTTGGCCAGCAGGCAGAAGGCGCGGCGTACGTTCACCACGCGCAAGGCTTGGTAGAACTTGTTCAACACCAACACGTTGGCGTTGAGCGCGGGGCAGTCAGAAGTCGGCTGCGAAGCTGGAAAAACGACGGACATGGCGATCTATCTGCGAAGTGTGTTGGCGAAATGGTAGTAGATTGTTCGCACCGGGCCACCGAAATCATCCGTGGGCAGGTTCGGTTCGGGTGAAAGTTTCGTAAGGAACGATCCGGATTTTGCGACTTCCGACGGTTCTCGGGTGTCTCGTACTATCCGGCGCAAACGATGAGCTTACTCACCGCCATGATGATCTCGATGCTGGCATACGCCATGCCGCCTGACGCTGCGCCCAAGGCGGAGGTGACATTGGTTGCCGATGCGGACGCTTTTGTCGCGGGTGAGCCGATGATCGTCGGGTTGCGTTTCGAGTTGCGGCCGACCTGGCACGTCTACTGGAAGAACCCCGGCGATGCTGGCCTGCCGCCGCGGGTGGAGTGGCATCTGCCCGAGGGGTTTACCGCCGGTGAGTTGCAGTTCCCCGTGCCCAAAACCTTCGAGAGTGCGGGCTCGCTCGGCTACGGGTACTCCAATGCGGTGACATTCCTCGCGACGATCACGCCGCCCAGTGAACTGCCCGACGATCCGGTGACGATCGGTGCGACGGTGAAGTACTTGGTATGTGATCCGAACGTGTGTCTTCCCGAGCAAGCGGAGGCCACCGCGACACTGCGTACCGACGAGCCAACGGAGCGCAACCGCCTTGCCGACGCCAAGTCGAAGCTCCCGGAGGACGCGGGCTCGGCCGGCTTCTCGATCGACGGCAAACCTGGCAGCGGTGTGGCGGAGCTGAGCTGGGTCGACCGACAGCGCGGCGTCGCCAGCGAGATTGATGTCCAGATTTTGCCCGCCCCCGAGAACAATCTGCTGGTCACTTCGATCGAGACCGGCGAACTCAAACGCAATCTGATGAACGGCGAGCACACGCTGCCGATCGTCGTGGTAGCCAGTAAGATCGGCCCGCTCTCGGGATCGTCGCTCGAAGTGCTGCTGGTCTGGACCGACGCCGATGGCGTGACGAAACACTACGAACTCGACCTTCCCTACCGTCTGATTCTGGAATAGACTACCCACACGTAAACCCCTTACTTGGAGCACCATCCATGCGAAATATCACGAAAATCGTCAGCGGCGTTGCCGCCCTTGCACTCGGTACCACCGTCGCTCTGGGCGTACTCGCTGGCCCGGGAGACAAAGGCTACGCCCAACAAAAGGGCGCCGAGAAGTCCGGTGAAGCCTGTGCCGTCGCTGATTCCTGCAACTTCTGCAGCACCAGCTTGGTCATGGCTCACCCCGGTGGTCATGCCGAGACGGCGACATTGGGCGAGGTCGTTCCGGAGTTCGAGTTGATGGATCAGAGTGGCCAGCCTGTTTCGATCAACGACTTCGAAGGCAAGATCGTCGTCCTCGAATGGTTCAACGACCAGTGCCCGTTCGTCAAGAAGTTCTACGTCAACGGCGACATGAACAAGCTTGCCGACAAGTACGAAGAGCAGGGCGTGGTTTGGCTCGCGATCGACAGCAGCAACTTCAGCAATGTCGAGCAGAATGCCGAGATCGCCAAGGAGTGGAACATCGACCGGCCCATTCTCAATGATGCGTCGGGCGAGATCGGCAAGGCTTACAAGGCCAAGACCACCCCGCACATGTACGTCATCGCCGCCGATGGATCCCTCGCCTACATGGGCGCGATCGACAGCAAGCCCAGCACCGACCAGGGTGACATCGCGGGTGCCGAAAACTTCGTGGCCCGCGCGCTTGACGAGTTGCTCGCCGGCGAGTCGGTCAGCCTCCCGCAGACCAAGGCCTACGGTTGCTCGGTGAAGTACTAATCCGTTTACCAAGACCAAACAACGAGGCGTTGGGACGCGATGTCCCGACGCCTCGTTGTCATTTGCGCCCGACCACCGCGAGCGTGAGTGTCAGGACTTGCACGAACACCGCGGTGATCAAAAGGTTCGCCCGACTGCCGCCATCGTCGGTCAGCAGGTACGCGAAGATCAGCAACGCCAAGGCGAGGATCTGCGTAACACCTGCCAGCAGCAACGGCGCGGAGAACGCATCCTGGCTCGCGAGGCTTCGTGTTTGACAGCGAAGCTCGGCGAGGATGTCGTCGAGCTTCGACGTGTCCGGCGGGGGCGTTGCCGCAACAGCCGGTGTTTGATCCGGCGCTGGAACAGGCTCGGGGGCGACAATCTCGGCCGGCGTTGGTTCACGGACCTCTTCCGCGTGATCGGCGATGTAATCGACGGCTTCGGCAAGAGACGCCGCCACGAAGTCGGCACCGCCGTCGCCACATTCGGCGTGGGGCGATGGTTCCACGTCGGGCAGTCGCAGGAGGATCGTCCGGCAACCGGCCGTCTGGCCCGCTTCCACGTCCCGCGTCGCGTCGCCGATGATCCAACTGTTGGCAAGGTCCAGATCATGCTCTCGTGCCGCGAGCAGCAGCATGCCCGGCCTGGGCTTTCGCAGGTCGCTATCGACGCAGTACCGCCGCACCGACGCGACGGCCGGGTCCGGGTGGTACGGGCAAAAGTAATGTTCGTCGAAAATCGCCTCGCGATTGTCGTCGAGCAGCAGCTCGTCCATGCGTGCATTGACCGCGCGGACGTCGGCTTCGCTCATCATCGCACGGGCCACGCCGGACTGGTTGCTGACGGTGATCGTGGCGAAGCCGAGCCGACGCACGTCGGCCACCGCATCGGCCGCGCCGGGTAACAGCACGACTTCGCGGTGATTGCGGAGGTAGCCGCTGTTGCGGATGAGGGTGTTATCGCGGTCAAAGAAAATCGCCGGCCGTGGCATGGGGGCATCGTGACGAACCGCGGCGGGCGGGGCAAATCCGCGTGCCGCTCAACGTCGCCGATGAAACATTCAGCAGGCTGCGGCATCATCCGTGGTGTGCGTGAGAAACTCGCCATCGCCCTCGTGGCCTTGATGCTCCTGCTCGCGGTGCTGCCGTACTTCGGCACGTGGGCGTGGTGGCTCGACATGCTGAATCATTTTCGCTTGCAACTGGCGGTGGTGTCGCTGGTCGTGGCGGTGATCGTGTTGGCGGTCGTGCGAAAGCGCTGGGCGTCGGTCGGGTTGCTTGCGGTCGCGGCACATGCTGCACCGGTCGGGTGGACGGCGTTTCAGCCTGACGGGCCGGGTAGTGGGGCGTCGTTCGCTCATGCCAACGTTGGCGGATGTGATCCGGCGGCAGTACGGGCATGGGTCTCCGATCTCGACGCGGCTGCGGTGTTTCTTCTAGAAGTCCGGCCCGAGGACGAACTGGCACGGACGCCGCCGGAAGGTTGGCGGTTCTTGCTGCAGCGGCCGAGCGATGACACGCGTGGTTTGATCGTGCTGGTGCCGAAGTGGTCGGTGATCAACAAGGCGCACGTCGAGTCATTCAGCGTGCCCGGCACAATCCGTGACATGGCCGTGGTCGATCTCGGTGGGGTGGAGGTGATGCAAGCTCATCTGGCCCGTCCCGGCACTGCGTGTGGTTTCGCCGAGCAGGTCGCGATGTCGGAGGCGATAGCCGATTGGGTTGTGTCGCGATCGGAGTGGACGGACGTGCTTGTGGTCGGTGATTTCAACGCTGCGCCATGGTCGGCGGCCGTTAAACCACTACGTGATGCAGGGCTTTCGCCGGCTCGCGGCGGATTGTCCGGCACCTGGCCCGCACAGTTGCCGCCGGGGCTGCGCGTGCCGATCGATCACGCGTTTTCAAATCGACGCTGCAAAGTAACGGTCGGCCCCGATCTCGGTGGAGATCATCGCCCGATTGTCGTTCGTATGACCGAGTGACTAAGAGCAGCCCGCGATCGTCGCCGCTCGGCCGATGACGGCTTTGGTCAACCCGTGCGCGACCTCCGGCGTCAGCTCCTTGCCGCCGTCTTCCCAGAACTCTTCGGGAATCACCGCCTTGGCGATCCGCAGCAGCTCTTCGCGCACGGTTTCCTCACGCTTGGCGAGTTGCTCGTTGTCGTCGCGGTCGAGGGGGTCGGCGACGTCGTAGGCGAGCATCAGCGTGCTGACCTGCCAGTCGTAGAGCGAGTGGGCGGATTCATCGGCCATGGCTGTCGCAGTGTACGCGGTGAATGGCGTGGTAGAGGGCCGCCGCCGCCGCGCTGGCGAGGTTGAGGCAGCGTTCGCCCGGCATCTGCGGCAGTCGGACGGTCCGCTGCTCACGCATAACTCCCAGCGGAAAGCCACGCGTCTCGCTGCCGAAAACCAACGTGTCGCCGGCGGCGATGGGCGCTTCCCAGAGTGACGTTTCACCCTCCGAATCGAACCACCATGTCGTCCCGGCGGTCGTCATGAATGTGTCGAGATCGTCGTGCATGGTCAGCTTCAGCCGTGGCCAGTAGTCGAGGCCGGCCCGTTTGAGTCGCGTGTCGTCGAGGACGAATCCCATGGGCCTGACGATGTTCAACGCCGTACCGGTCGCGACGCAGGTGCGGCCGATGTTGCCGACGTTCTGCGGGATTTGTGGATGTACCAACGCGAGTTTCAGGCCATGGTCGGGCAAGTCATTCATCGACGACCTCGCCGATGCGATGGACCTGCACGACCTGTCCGGTCTCGTGGCAGACGGCCGAGAGCCGACCGTCGGGCATGCAGCAACCGGTGTCGAGCAGCACGATGTCGGTGCCCTGGATGGGGAGGTTTTCTTCAAGGTCGTAACTGAGGATGGGCGTGTGACCGAAGTAGCCGGTCCGGCTTTCCCAGTTCTTCGGTTTGGAAAGCTCGGTGATCTCGAACCGTTGCCAAAGCATGCGCTGCAGTCGGCTCGCCGGGGTTGGTGGGGCGGACTTCGGTGACCAATACGCATGCACCACGAACAGATCGTCCTCGACATGGCAGCTCGGCAGGTTTCTCAGGAACTCCCGGTGCTCGGCCGGCACGAACTCGACCAGTTTCCGCAAGCCGTCGGCCGTCGGACTTTGCAGCACATGCGCCGCGACCACCCGGGGCACGCCGTAGCTCACCCATGTCGTCAGTACGCCGAACGGCGCAAAGCCGCCGAGTGTCGCGACGGGGTCCGGGAACTTCGGTTCCGGTCCCCACATCTCGCCTGTGACGAAGAGCTGGAAAATGTCATCGTGATTGCCGCGGATGCAGGTGATGTCGTCGGCATGGATGAGCAAGTCGATGACGCCGCGGCTGTCGGGGCCGCGGTTGACGTAATCGCCGCAGCAAATGAAACGGGCTTGCGGATCGGCATTACGCACAACATCGAGGAGTGTCTCGAGCGCGGTGAGCATGCCGTGAATATCGCCGATGACCCAACGCATGTTTCTCTTTACCTTACGGAGGCAATGCCCGACACCACTGCACTCAACGACGCGGACGTCCGAAAGTTACACGCCGATTTGCCCGCCGGCTGGGAGATCGAGCAGAACGAACTCGCCAAGACGTTCAAGTTCGCCGAGTTCGAGGCGACGATGACGTTCGTGAACGCGGTGGCCGACATCGCTCGTGTCGCCGATCACCATCCCGACATGCGGGTCGGCTACAACACGGCCCGGATCGCGTGGACCACCCACGACGCGGGCGGGCTGACGGAGAAGGACTTCGCGTGTGCCGCCAAGACCGACGCCAAAGCGTGAGTTCCGTTACTGCGTGAGTTTGAGCACCGCGCTGGCGGCGGCGAGGCGGACGTTCGGGTCGGCGTCGGTCATGAGTTGGCCGAGGTACGGTTGCGCGTCGAGCCGGCCGATGTCGCCGAACGCGAATGCGGCGAGCGAACGGTCCTGCGGGTCTTCGCTCTTGGCACCTTGCAGCGCGACGCCGTAGCCCTCGTCGCTGCCGAGTTGTCCCATCGCACGGGACGCGGCCAACGCGATGTAGCTGTACTCGCTGGTAAGCTTCGGCCGGATGTGCACGATGACACGCCGGTCCCCGTTGGCCGCGAGGGCGAGCGTGCAGAAAAGTTCTTCGTCGGGATAGAGGCTGAACATGCCGCTAATCAGTGAGTCCCGGGCTTCGACATCACCGAGTCGCCAGAGTGCCTCGTACGTCTGCAGGCGGACGGCGGGGGACGGATCGCCGCGTCGGCCGTTGAGCACCTCGATGGCGCTAGGCGCGTCGGTCAGACCGAGTGCCAGAACGGCGCTGCCGCGGACGGTCTCGCTGGTGTGACGGGTGAGGGCTGCCAGTTCGTCCGTCAAACGTGTGTCGCCGAGAACGGTTGTCGCATAGATCGCACCGACACGGACTTGCGCGTCTTCCCTCGGGTTGGCCAGGCGCAGCAATGGGTCGGGATAAGCGCTACGCAGATCGAGCGCCCCGACGGCCATTGCGGCGGCGAACCGGACGATCGGCTCCTCGTCACGCAGGCCGCGCAGGATCGTCGCGTCCGCATCCCGACCCGCACCGAGTTGCAACGCCTCGATCGCCTGGGCACGGAAGCTGGGCCGGTCGCTCCGGGCGGCGGCGCGCACTAGTTGCAGCGCTTCGCCGCGTAGTTGCATATCACGGGGAACTCTCTGCTCGGCGGGCACCACCGGCGGGGCGGGCGGTTGGCTCGGCGTGACGCCTTTTTCGCCGCCGCCCATCGGCTCGGGTTGCACCAACTCGCCGGTCTCCCCGGGCAAGACCTGGGCGAGCGCGTGTCCGCTACCGAGTGCGAGGCCGAGTGTTGCGATCAGAGCCTTCGTCTTGGGATGGGTCATGGTCGTCCGTGGTGTTCAGGGTTTTTGGGGGAGGGGTGCGGGTTGCGATCCAGAGGCCGGCCAGTTGCGGCGGAACGGCTGCGGCGGCGACGGGCCAGGCATGCTGCCCGGCGATCACCATGAACGCCAAGCCGCCCATGATGCAGAGCAGGACGCCGCCGGCGAGCACCTGTTTCAGTGTCGGTCGCCGCATCGGCATTGCAATACCCAACAGCAGCGAAACCGGCGCGAGCAGCAGCCCCGACGCATTGGGCCCGGCGTGGTCGTGACCGGTGAAAAGCCAGAGGTACAGCACGATACACCCGCCGAGTCCGAAGAAGGCGAACGTGCATCCGGTCAGGAACCGGCCGATCACCCACCGGCTTGTCGCCACGAGGGTAACCGCGCCGATCACACCGATCAGGCCCATCAATGGGAGCCGGTTCGGCGGCGTGGCGGCGGCCAGCACCGTGGGCGTCCCGACCATCCGGCGCCATGTCACGATCGGCCGGCCGTCGATGGTGATCTGGTCGAGGTGGCGGTCGAGTTCGCCGGGGATGAAGCTCTGCTCCCATGCCGTGATCGGCTCGTCGCAGCGTGTGCCCATCCCCGCCGCCAGTGCCGGCCAGAGCCACCAGCTTCCCTCGGTGTGGCGGTCCACTTCCGTGCGGTAGGTGCTGGTTCGCTCGGTCATGCCCTCGGCGAGTGCGCCGTCTGTCGATTGGTCGAGCAGGTCGCGGAGTTTCGTAGAGCAGTTGTCGGTGAAGTAGTCGTACTGGTATGTCGCCGGCTCCGCAGTGAGGAGGGAACGGAGGGCGTTCTTTTGCGCCGGCGTCAACGCGAGTGCGGTGACGGTCACTTCGCGTCCGAGTTCATTGACGTAGAAGTCGGTGAGCAGTTCCGCATCGGCGGCGCCGAAGCCGTACTCCATATCGCCCTGGATGAAACGCCCGACAAATGCCGCGACTTCACCGGTCGAGTTGCCGAAATCGAACCGACCCCAGTCGTATGCGACGCCGTCGACAACCAACGCGTTATGTCCGAACCGCTCCCAGGCCAACTCGCCCGGCGAGATCGTCAATAACAGTACCGGAGCATCGTCCCTCGGCGATGCCGGTTGGAGTAGCGAGAGCAGCAGTGCGAGGACCAGCACGCGGCCATGGTACGGATCAGCAACGCCGGTGTGGTCAGCCGGGCCGAACGAAACTCACCTCGTCGATGCTGCCGATGTAGCCTTTGTCGCTGCCTTCCTTGAGGAAGAGTTCGATGGCGCGCTGGCCCTTTTCGCCGTAGTCGAGGGTCCAGTCGTTGACGTACATGCCGACGAACT belongs to Planctomycetota bacterium and includes:
- a CDS encoding thioredoxin family protein — protein: MRNITKIVSGVAALALGTTVALGVLAGPGDKGYAQQKGAEKSGEACAVADSCNFCSTSLVMAHPGGHAETATLGEVVPEFELMDQSGQPVSINDFEGKIVVLEWFNDQCPFVKKFYVNGDMNKLADKYEEQGVVWLAIDSSNFSNVEQNAEIAKEWNIDRPILNDASGEIGKAYKAKTTPHMYVIAADGSLAYMGAIDSKPSTDQGDIAGAENFVARALDELLAGESVSLPQTKAYGCSVKY
- a CDS encoding LL-diaminopimelate aminotransferase, with product MARINDHYLNLSAGYLFPEIARRVGEFTEANPDAPIIKMGIGDVTEPLPPAVVEALHKAVDEMAVRDTFQGYGPGPGYDFLREAIADNSYANCPIDADEIFISDGSKCDSANILDIFGPSKVAVCDPVYPVYVDTNVMAGNASAAGEDGRYGGLVYLPATAENGFQPPMPSEPVDLVYLCFPNNPTGTVADRATLQAWVDWCRANKAVLLFDAAYEAFIQTPDIPHSIYEFDGATDCAIEFRSFSKTAGFTGVRAAWTVVPKGLTAKSADGNDVALRDLWSRRQSTKFNGISYIVSRGCEAVYSDAGKQQVADLVTHYMDNAKLLREALTAQGMTVYGGVDAPYVWVRCPDGETSWQMFDRLLNDHHLVCTPGSGFGQAGEGYVRLSAFNSRENVEEAVRRLRA
- a CDS encoding HNH endonuclease, which encodes MSVVFPASQPTSDCPALNANVLVLNKFYQALRVVNVRRAFCLLAKDLAEVIHIETDSGGKVAQWENMTFGSWAELSQLKAEFEPDGFDFVHTVRYPIAVPRIIRLLTYDKLPRQDVKFNRRNIFARDHNRCQYCGDRFPTSELSLDHVVPRSQDGPTTWDNIVTCCIDCNVRKGGRTPKQAHMKLITEPVKPKRSPVINIRLADHRYKSWKQFLDEAYWTVELK
- a CDS encoding protein-disulfide reductase DsbD domain-containing protein, yielding MSLLTAMMISMLAYAMPPDAAPKAEVTLVADADAFVAGEPMIVGLRFELRPTWHVYWKNPGDAGLPPRVEWHLPEGFTAGELQFPVPKTFESAGSLGYGYSNAVTFLATITPPSELPDDPVTIGATVKYLVCDPNVCLPEQAEATATLRTDEPTERNRLADAKSKLPEDAGSAGFSIDGKPGSGVAELSWVDRQRGVASEIDVQILPAPENNLLVTSIETGELKRNLMNGEHTLPIVVVASKIGPLSGSSLEVLLVWTDADGVTKHYELDLPYRLILE
- a CDS encoding ADP-ribosylglycohydrolase family protein produces the protein MNDLHDKVAGALALSALGDVLGLPCEAAGLRGEVSPLVDWELSVVDGFREPAANCWNIWAPPEVTAGMRGVVSDDTAVRLVLIEPWLADAHRRGVTPTESDWRIWLRERAPESVAWREATAAESAWQWLGFYDTAAGNGGGCDDTPCFYRPGVPVCFGNFLFLELGLIDAPVASVLDQGAGVAVSGLLGRAASEAVRARSVDPGFAAWWPSDASFGERHRSLSPAEFLAVVRDEIYHGPDAPTHDLKPFDPTLQLRQISACVGYAGDEPLLAIRLLASGAGDTDTLAATLGMILGARLGHAALRGGPAGEALRLVEASTETLFGRSTGDRVRAVLGPADSIRSSG
- the metK gene encoding methionine adenosyltransferase; the protein is MADRPYLFTSESVSMGHPDKVSDQISDAIVDAILREDSNPANARVAVETLVTTGQVVLAGEVRTESYIDVQELARETIRKIGYTDPRMRFDADSCGVLSAIHAQSEDIARGVDSAADKVDEDLQGAGDQGLMFGYACRDTDVLMPLPIHLSHLIVAKLAELRASGEMKWLRPDSKSQVTVEYEGRTPKRVHTVVVSTQHDESVLDGDTISDAAKAEVIEKAIKPCIPAGYMTDEVIYHINPTGKFVIGGPHGDAGLTGRKIIVDTYGGRGRHGGGAFSGKDPSKVDRSAAYMARYVAKNVVEAGLADEVEIQLAYAIGVAKPVSVHVDTFGSGKLPEDKISDLIREHFRLTPNGIISTLDLLRPIYSPTARHGHFGRTPGEEGENTFTWEKTDKAEALSKAL
- a CDS encoding HAD-IIIA family hydrolase — encoded protein: MPRPAIFFDRDNTLIRNSGYLRNHREVVLLPGAADAVADVRRLGFATITVSNQSGVARAMMSEADVRAVNARMDELLLDDNREAIFDEHYFCPYHPDPAVASVRRYCVDSDLRKPRPGMLLLAAREHDLDLANSWIIGDATRDVEAGQTAGCRTILLRLPDVEPSPHAECGDGGADFVAASLAEAVDYIADHAEEVREPTPAEIVAPEPVPAPDQTPAVAATPPPDTSKLDDILAELRCQTRSLASQDAFSAPLLLAGVTQILALALLIFAYLLTDDGGSRANLLITAVFVQVLTLTLAVVGRK